A single window of Caldimicrobium thiodismutans DNA harbors:
- the hemA gene encoding glutamyl-tRNA reductase, whose protein sequence is MVTNFKLCLIGVNHKTTPVEIREKLSFTSAHIHPLEKFQKFSTSFKEAFFLSTCNRVEFFFVHHPDQRPLLLEAFSNFLKEETGFTLENLEPHFYFLEDENAIRHLFEVACGLDSLVLGEPQILGQLKEAYRVALHYKTSGLILNKLMHRAFFVAKRVRTETGIGGGAVSVSYAASQLAKKVLGSLRDKKVLLIGAGEMAELACQHLLTLGATEILIANRTLSKAIELAERFKGKASSLEELPEVLLQADIVISSTGAPGFIITKKLLSPLLKPRKFKPLFIIDIAVPRDVEPAVNELENVYLFDIDDLKEVVEENLKARKNEALRAKTIIEEEVHKVKKWLSELAINPTLRRLTEKAETLRQKELEKTLKKLRNISPEDKEALEILTKSLVQKLLSYPIHFLKRGYHEEGKFAISLIREIYQLDEGEESAKKELFLEDTLEEASLQKEDSSVKILQ, encoded by the coding sequence ATGGTTACTAATTTCAAGCTCTGTCTTATTGGAGTTAATCATAAAACTACTCCTGTGGAGATTAGAGAAAAGCTCTCCTTTACCTCAGCTCACATTCATCCCTTAGAGAAATTTCAGAAATTTTCAACCTCCTTTAAAGAGGCCTTTTTTCTCTCTACCTGCAACAGGGTTGAATTTTTCTTTGTTCATCATCCTGACCAGAGGCCCTTACTTTTAGAGGCCTTTTCAAATTTTTTAAAAGAGGAAACAGGCTTCACCCTGGAAAATCTTGAGCCCCATTTTTATTTTCTTGAGGATGAAAACGCTATTAGACATCTCTTTGAAGTAGCCTGCGGTCTTGACTCCTTAGTCCTGGGGGAACCTCAGATCCTTGGTCAGCTCAAGGAAGCCTATAGGGTTGCTCTCCATTATAAAACCTCAGGCCTTATCCTGAATAAACTTATGCATCGGGCCTTTTTTGTAGCCAAGAGAGTTAGAACTGAAACTGGTATAGGGGGAGGGGCTGTTTCAGTTAGTTATGCAGCCTCTCAGCTTGCTAAAAAAGTGCTTGGTTCTCTACGGGATAAGAAAGTGCTTTTAATTGGAGCAGGGGAGATGGCTGAACTTGCCTGCCAGCACTTATTAACCTTAGGTGCTACAGAGATACTTATTGCTAATAGAACCCTTTCTAAGGCCATAGAACTTGCAGAACGCTTTAAAGGAAAAGCCTCCTCCTTAGAAGAACTCCCCGAGGTTCTCCTTCAAGCAGATATTGTAATTTCTTCCACAGGTGCCCCTGGTTTTATCATCACCAAAAAACTTCTTTCCCCTCTTTTAAAACCGCGCAAATTTAAACCTCTTTTTATTATTGATATAGCAGTGCCAAGGGATGTAGAGCCTGCAGTAAATGAACTTGAAAATGTCTATCTCTTTGATATTGATGATCTCAAAGAAGTGGTAGAGGAAAACCTGAAGGCCCGCAAAAATGAAGCCCTTAGAGCTAAAACTATAATTGAGGAAGAGGTGCATAAGGTCAAAAAATGGCTCTCGGAGCTTGCCATAAATCCAACTTTGAGAAGGCTTACTGAAAAGGCAGAAACCTTACGCCAGAAGGAACTGGAAAAAACTCTAAAAAAGTTACGGAATATTTCCCCAGAAGATAAGGAGGCCTTAGAGATCCTTACCAAATCCCTCGTGCAGAAACTCCTCTCCTATCCCATTCATTTTCTTAAAAGGGGGTATCACGAAGAGGGTAAGTTTGCCATAAGTCTCATCCGGGAGATCTATCAATTAGATGAGGGAGAAGAGAGCGCTAAAAAAGAACTTTTTCTTGAAGATACCTTAGAGGAAGCTTCCCTCCAGAAAGAGGATTCCTCTGTAAAAATACTTCAGTAA
- a CDS encoding cytochrome ubiquinol oxidase subunit I has protein sequence MDVLLASRLQFAAAAMFHFLFVPLTLGLSFLTAIFQTLWLKTGDDDYKRAARFWGKLFLINFGLGVVTGITLEFQFGTNWRFYSQYVGDIFGSLLAIEATLAFFLESTFIAVWWFGWGKVSPRVNTLAIWLTAIASNISALWILLANGWMQHPVGYVIRGGRAELESFSAVLTNSFAWWEFLHTVPSAYVLSGFFVLGVSAWHLIRKNELSLFKKSFRVAAIWTMIFSLYLIVEGHIHGAEVAEKQPTKLAAMESHWVTEKGAGWSLLVIPDEENERNSVELFKIPNVLSLLAFHDPNAEVKGLKEWPKEERPPVALSFWSFRIMVALGFLFGLLSILAFLKRRQPEASPKLLKVLIWNIPLPYIAAQAGWMLAEVGRQPWIVYGLMKTKDAVSPLSAVQVGLSLPAFIIVYGILGIICFWLIAHHARKGPEPVEALSEKPATETL, from the coding sequence ATGGATGTCTTATTAGCTTCAAGGTTACAGTTTGCTGCAGCAGCTATGTTTCATTTTCTTTTTGTGCCCCTGACACTGGGGCTCTCCTTTTTAACAGCCATTTTTCAGACCCTCTGGCTTAAGACTGGAGATGATGATTACAAGAGGGCAGCGCGCTTCTGGGGTAAGCTTTTTCTCATTAACTTTGGTCTGGGAGTAGTTACAGGTATTACCCTTGAGTTTCAGTTTGGCACAAACTGGCGTTTTTACTCTCAGTATGTTGGAGACATCTTTGGCTCCCTTCTTGCTATTGAAGCAACCCTTGCCTTTTTCCTTGAATCAACTTTTATTGCAGTCTGGTGGTTTGGTTGGGGTAAAGTGAGCCCAAGGGTTAACACTCTTGCTATCTGGCTTACAGCTATTGCCTCAAATATCTCTGCTCTTTGGATACTTCTTGCCAATGGTTGGATGCAACATCCAGTAGGCTATGTTATAAGAGGGGGTAGAGCAGAACTTGAAAGTTTCTCAGCAGTTTTAACCAATTCTTTTGCCTGGTGGGAATTTCTACATACGGTGCCTTCAGCCTATGTGCTTTCAGGGTTTTTTGTTCTTGGTGTTTCAGCCTGGCACCTAATTAGAAAAAATGAGCTTTCCCTATTTAAGAAGAGTTTCAGGGTGGCTGCCATCTGGACTATGATTTTCAGCCTCTATCTTATTGTTGAAGGGCATATTCATGGTGCAGAAGTGGCAGAAAAACAGCCTACCAAACTTGCTGCTATGGAGTCTCATTGGGTAACTGAGAAAGGGGCAGGATGGAGTCTCTTGGTTATTCCTGATGAAGAAAATGAAAGAAACTCAGTAGAACTTTTTAAAATCCCCAATGTTCTTAGTCTTCTTGCCTTCCACGATCCTAATGCTGAAGTAAAAGGACTTAAAGAATGGCCTAAGGAGGAGAGACCTCCGGTTGCCCTTTCTTTCTGGAGTTTCCGCATCATGGTTGCCCTTGGATTCCTCTTTGGACTTCTCTCTATTCTTGCCTTTTTAAAGAGAAGGCAACCTGAGGCAAGTCCAAAACTTCTTAAAGTTCTTATCTGGAATATACCTCTTCCCTATATTGCAGCTCAAGCAGGATGGATGCTTGCAGAGGTAGGAAGACAGCCCTGGATTGTTTATGGCCTTATGAAAACCAAGGATGCAGTTTCACCCCTTTCAGCAGTGCAAGTTGGTCTTAGCCTTCCTGCTTTTATTATTGTTTATGGAATCCTCGGAATTATTTGTTTCTGGTTGATTGCTCATCATGCCAGAAAAGGGCCAGAGCCAGTTGAAGCCCTTTCAGAAAAACCTGCTACAGAAACCCTATAA
- a CDS encoding single-stranded DNA-binding protein — translation MVNKVILVGRLGADPEIRYTMDGKPVAVFRVATNEVYVKNGEKETITEWHRLVAFGRLAEICGEYLSKGSRVYIEGKLRTRKFEDKQGQTRFVTEVLVQTLQILDRRPEGMAQETSKSSFPKEGHHEFIEELPPLEEEDIPF, via the coding sequence ATGGTCAATAAAGTCATTTTAGTGGGAAGACTTGGAGCTGATCCAGAGATTCGTTATACCATGGATGGAAAGCCGGTTGCAGTCTTTAGGGTAGCAACCAATGAGGTCTATGTCAAAAATGGCGAAAAGGAAACAATTACTGAATGGCATAGATTGGTTGCCTTTGGAAGATTAGCTGAAATCTGTGGAGAATATCTCTCTAAGGGTTCAAGGGTTTATATTGAAGGCAAACTTAGAACCAGAAAATTTGAGGATAAACAGGGTCAAACGAGATTTGTAACCGAGGTTTTAGTGCAAACTTTACAAATCCTTGATAGGAGACCCGAAGGAATGGCTCAGGAAACTTCTAAATCCTCTTTTCCCAAGGAGGGACATCACGAGTTTATTGAAGAATTACCACCCCTTGAAGAAGAGGATATCCCCTTCTAA
- a CDS encoding radical SAM protein has translation MKRDLLKLEENFFKKRWRGRVPIALIFPNKYELGMANLGFLTLYQRLNQYEELVCERVFYERSEIRSIESNRPLRDFPLLLFSIPFEADYINVLRILKDGGISLEPKERAQTILAGGVALWANPEPLAPFIDGFLLGEWEALEEKIIPVFVEEAFSKDKLIQALSKFEFFYSPAHFEKKRVRVEKVKRPENPLLSTVLSDKAKFGRSYLLEVSKGCGRACRFCLAGFIYRPPRRYSVEALLEKVKEIPDSAKVGLIGLEFVDKEEVLKLGESLLSKKCVLTFSSLRIDAINEEFLKLLKGAKSVALAPETASLRLKRVINKFIEEEEIYSVLDKLKRAGLKKVKIYFMLGLPFEEEEDIIETAKFINRLLQRKLPFHFTFTFSFFVPKPHTPFQWAEFNGITKLERKRDLLLKEVSGVKGIKFESPKEAFLQALLARGSADLKEILLKMAEGAPLKQALSLVKDLERYLSPLQSMEESFPWDIIDIGVSKDFLWREWKRAQAQKTTPFCKRETCRACSACKKLYSNSGL, from the coding sequence TTGAAAAGAGATCTTTTGAAACTGGAGGAAAATTTTTTTAAAAAGAGGTGGAGGGGAAGAGTCCCTATAGCTCTCATTTTTCCAAATAAATACGAACTGGGAATGGCAAATTTAGGGTTCCTGACCCTCTACCAGAGGCTTAATCAGTATGAGGAGCTTGTCTGCGAAAGGGTCTTTTATGAACGAAGTGAAATCAGGTCCATTGAAAGTAACCGACCCTTAAGAGATTTCCCTCTTCTTTTGTTTTCCATACCCTTTGAAGCGGATTATATAAATGTGTTAAGGATCCTTAAAGATGGTGGTATTTCCCTTGAGCCTAAGGAGAGGGCTCAGACCATACTTGCTGGGGGAGTAGCCCTCTGGGCAAATCCAGAGCCTTTAGCCCCCTTTATAGATGGATTTTTGCTGGGAGAATGGGAGGCCTTAGAGGAAAAAATTATTCCTGTCTTTGTTGAAGAGGCCTTTTCAAAGGATAAATTGATACAAGCCCTTTCAAAATTTGAGTTTTTTTATAGTCCTGCACACTTTGAGAAGAAAAGAGTCAGGGTTGAAAAGGTAAAAAGGCCAGAAAATCCCCTTCTATCCACTGTGCTTTCGGATAAGGCTAAGTTCGGGAGATCCTATCTTCTTGAGGTCTCTAAGGGATGCGGTAGGGCCTGTAGATTCTGTTTAGCAGGCTTTATTTATCGCCCTCCCAGAAGATATTCAGTAGAGGCCCTCCTTGAAAAGGTTAAAGAGATTCCAGATTCAGCTAAGGTTGGATTAATAGGGCTTGAATTTGTAGATAAAGAAGAGGTCTTAAAGCTTGGAGAAAGCCTTCTATCTAAAAAGTGTGTTTTAACCTTTTCTTCTCTGAGAATTGATGCTATAAATGAAGAATTTTTGAAGCTTTTAAAAGGGGCTAAAAGTGTTGCCCTTGCCCCTGAAACAGCCTCTCTAAGGTTAAAGAGGGTGATTAATAAGTTTATAGAAGAGGAAGAGATTTATTCGGTCCTTGATAAACTTAAAAGGGCTGGTCTCAAAAAGGTAAAAATTTACTTCATGCTTGGACTTCCCTTTGAGGAAGAAGAAGATATTATTGAGACAGCTAAATTTATTAATAGATTGTTGCAAAGGAAGTTGCCTTTTCATTTTACCTTTACCTTTTCCTTTTTTGTTCCCAAACCTCATACACCTTTCCAGTGGGCTGAATTTAATGGGATTACCAAACTTGAAAGAAAGAGAGATCTTCTTTTAAAGGAGGTTTCAGGTGTAAAAGGAATAAAATTTGAATCTCCTAAGGAGGCATTCCTTCAGGCTCTCCTTGCCAGGGGTTCTGCAGACTTAAAGGAAATTCTTTTAAAAATGGCAGAAGGGGCTCCTTTAAAACAGGCCTTAAGCTTAGTAAAAGACTTAGAGAGGTATCTTTCTCCTCTTCAAAGTATGGAAGAATCTTTCCCCTGGGACATAATAGATATTGGAGTCTCTAAGGACTTTCTCTGGAGGGAGTGGAAAAGGGCTCAGGCTCAAAAGACCACACCCTTCTGCAAAAGGGAGACCTGCAGAGCCTGTTCAGCCTGCAAAAAACTTTATTCAAATTCAGGATTATAA
- a CDS encoding GGDEF domain-containing response regulator, with translation MGLKEWIEKIREDLGEEIKILFYEPDPFIAELLEEVLQDSGVNLKVTQSLKTILPHLTENTFQILIMAIEAGIEEELSVIEKVKEFKKDLLVYAMVDYHKNLDISSLFMAGADEVIFKPFSLGEFRARLWRLLKEYYLTKKIEKTIVEDALTGVYNRRYFEITIREEAYRALRQKFPLTLFMIDLDKFKWYNDHLGHKAGDKVLIVVGDVICHSTRLKVDKVCRYGGDEFVVILPYTDWKQSLKVIERIFKKWRRLPFEPVTLSIGVAELIDRGSLEASVSDLINRADSAMYKAKKREGNTFVVDEETLKLSSNAGPPEGVLSFQVLQ, from the coding sequence ATGGGGTTAAAAGAATGGATTGAAAAAATAAGAGAGGACCTGGGAGAGGAAATTAAAATCCTTTTTTATGAACCTGATCCCTTTATAGCCGAACTCTTAGAGGAGGTTTTGCAGGATTCAGGAGTTAATCTCAAGGTCACTCAGAGCTTAAAAACAATTCTCCCACACCTCACAGAAAACACCTTTCAAATCTTAATTATGGCGATTGAAGCAGGTATTGAGGAGGAACTCTCTGTAATTGAAAAGGTCAAAGAGTTTAAAAAGGATCTTTTGGTATATGCTATGGTAGATTATCATAAAAATCTTGATATTTCCTCATTATTTATGGCTGGGGCAGATGAGGTTATTTTTAAACCCTTTTCTCTTGGTGAGTTTAGAGCAAGGCTCTGGAGGCTACTTAAGGAATATTACCTCACTAAAAAGATTGAAAAGACAATCGTTGAAGATGCCTTAACCGGTGTTTATAACCGTAGATATTTTGAGATAACAATTCGTGAAGAGGCTTACAGGGCCCTTAGACAAAAATTTCCCTTAACCCTTTTTATGATAGACCTTGACAAATTCAAATGGTATAATGATCATCTTGGGCACAAAGCAGGGGATAAGGTCTTAATAGTAGTGGGGGATGTTATCTGCCATAGTACACGGCTTAAAGTTGACAAGGTTTGTAGATATGGTGGAGACGAATTTGTAGTAATCCTGCCCTATACAGATTGGAAACAATCTCTTAAGGTTATAGAGAGGATCTTTAAGAAATGGAGGCGCCTTCCCTTTGAACCTGTTACCCTCTCAATTGGCGTTGCAGAGCTTATTGACCGGGGAAGTCTTGAAGCAAGTGTTTCTGATTTAATCAATCGTGCAGATTCAGCTATGTATAAAGCCAAAAAAAGAGAGGGTAACACCTTTGTGGTAGATGAAGAGACCCTTAAACTATCCTCAAACGCAGGACCTCCTGAAGGGGTTTTATCTTTTCAGGTTTTACAATAA
- the cydB gene encoding cytochrome d ubiquinol oxidase subunit II: MEMNIFQIIWYVLWGVLWAVYFALDGFDLGAGSLLYFLGKDEKERRVVYQAVGPFWDGNEVWLITAGGATFAAFPTAYAVMFSALYTPLLLLLFSLILRGVAVEYRNKHESLSWRNFWDFLFFLGSFLPALLLGVAFANIFKGVPIDEKGLLQTNLFGLLNPYGLLGGLLFVFCFATHGALWVAFKAPSPFSERAANLAKKTWVVTLLLVILFWIISFAVTNMWANFLKAPLLIAFPLLAALCYLMVPVFLNKGAYFKAWAFSALTIVLFTAWGVAGLFPNILPSSINPAYSLTLVNSSSSPLTLKIMTTVAILFVPIVLAYTFWAYKTFSYKITKEDISY; this comes from the coding sequence ATGGAAATGAATATTTTTCAAATAATCTGGTATGTTTTATGGGGAGTTCTCTGGGCCGTTTATTTTGCCCTTGATGGCTTTGACCTCGGGGCAGGTTCTCTTCTATACTTTCTTGGAAAAGACGAAAAGGAAAGAAGGGTAGTCTATCAGGCAGTTGGTCCTTTCTGGGATGGAAATGAGGTATGGCTTATAACTGCAGGAGGTGCAACCTTTGCCGCCTTTCCCACAGCTTATGCAGTTATGTTCAGTGCCCTCTATACCCCCCTTTTACTCCTTCTATTTTCTCTAATTCTTAGAGGCGTAGCAGTAGAATATAGAAACAAACATGAAAGCCTTTCCTGGAGAAACTTCTGGGATTTTCTCTTTTTCCTTGGAAGTTTTCTGCCTGCCCTTCTTCTTGGAGTTGCCTTTGCCAACATTTTTAAGGGTGTTCCCATTGATGAAAAAGGCCTTCTGCAAACCAATTTATTTGGGCTTTTGAATCCCTATGGACTTTTGGGTGGACTTCTCTTTGTATTTTGCTTTGCAACCCATGGAGCTCTCTGGGTAGCCTTTAAAGCTCCTTCACCTTTTAGTGAAAGGGCTGCCAATCTTGCCAAAAAAACCTGGGTTGTAACCCTTCTTTTGGTAATTCTCTTTTGGATTATATCTTTTGCTGTAACTAATATGTGGGCTAACTTTTTAAAAGCCCCACTTCTCATTGCCTTTCCCCTTTTAGCTGCCCTCTGTTATCTCATGGTCCCTGTATTTCTGAATAAAGGGGCCTACTTTAAAGCCTGGGCCTTTTCAGCTCTTACCATAGTGCTTTTTACCGCCTGGGGAGTTGCAGGCCTTTTCCCCAACATCCTTCCCTCTTCCATTAATCCAGCCTATAGTCTTACCCTTGTTAATAGCTCCTCAAGTCCTCTTACTCTAAAGATAATGACAACTGTTGCTATTCTCTTTGTTCCCATTGTTCTTGCTTATACTTTCTGGGCTTACAAGACCTTCTCCTACAAAATAACCAAGGAAGATATCTCCTACTAA
- a CDS encoding inositol monophosphatase family protein, which translates to MQKNKRLELIFEKIVQAGEILKKYYAGSFEINHKGKIDLVTTADLEVEAFLKEALKKDFPDFPVMAEESSDIKKFSPEGDYFLLDPLDGTTNFAHGLPWFAISLALMRDYSPQLGVIYNPITEELFWAEKGKGAFLNGKAIRVSQREPLINCLLATGFPVSKIMEKPKHFLIPFEDFMVRTRGVRRFGAAALDLAYVSAGRYDGFYEAYLKPWDTAAGLLMVEEAGGKVTTYLGESYHPFKNTIVASNGLIHDEMIELLKNKHPETFKPFRNPLPAVDIIIEYQGGIVLIERRNPPLGLALPGGFVEYGETLEEAALREAKEETNLQIKLKNLLGCYSDPNRDPRFHTISTVFIADGYGDLQGKDDALEAKAYSKDSIPWERLVFDHAKILKDYIERKKWG; encoded by the coding sequence ATGCAAAAAAATAAAAGATTAGAATTAATATTTGAAAAAATTGTGCAAGCCGGAGAGATTTTAAAGAAATATTATGCAGGAAGCTTTGAGATCAATCATAAGGGTAAAATAGACCTGGTAACTACTGCTGACCTTGAGGTAGAGGCCTTTCTTAAGGAAGCTCTTAAAAAAGATTTTCCTGATTTTCCGGTAATGGCAGAGGAATCTTCAGATATAAAAAAGTTTTCCCCAGAGGGAGACTATTTTCTTCTTGACCCCTTGGATGGAACCACAAATTTTGCTCATGGTCTCCCCTGGTTTGCCATCTCTCTTGCCTTGATGAGAGATTATTCCCCCCAATTGGGAGTGATTTACAATCCAATAACAGAAGAGCTCTTCTGGGCTGAAAAAGGCAAAGGTGCCTTTTTGAACGGGAAGGCCATCAGGGTTTCTCAAAGGGAGCCCCTTATAAATTGTCTTCTGGCTACAGGTTTTCCTGTCTCAAAGATTATGGAAAAACCCAAACATTTCCTTATTCCCTTTGAGGATTTTATGGTGCGAACTCGGGGGGTGAGGCGTTTTGGAGCAGCTGCCCTTGATCTGGCCTATGTCTCTGCAGGAAGGTATGATGGGTTTTATGAGGCCTATTTAAAGCCCTGGGATACCGCAGCTGGCTTACTTATGGTTGAGGAAGCCGGTGGCAAAGTTACAACCTATCTCGGGGAATCTTATCATCCCTTTAAAAACACAATAGTAGCCTCCAATGGACTTATTCATGATGAAATGATTGAACTTTTAAAAAATAAACATCCTGAAACCTTCAAACCCTTCAGAAATCCCCTTCCAGCAGTAGATATTATAATTGAGTATCAAGGGGGCATAGTATTAATTGAGAGAAGAAATCCACCCCTTGGTCTTGCCCTTCCAGGGGGTTTCGTAGAATATGGAGAAACTCTGGAAGAGGCCGCTCTTAGAGAGGCTAAAGAGGAAACCAATCTCCAAATCAAATTAAAAAATCTTCTTGGATGTTATTCTGATCCCAATAGAGATCCTCGTTTTCATACCATATCCACAGTCTTTATAGCTGATGGGTATGGGGATCTACAAGGTAAAGATGATGCCTTAGAGGCTAAGGCTTACTCTAAGGATTCAATTCCCTGGGAAAGGCTTGTTTTTGACCATGCAAAAATCCTAAAGGATTACATAGAGAGGAAAAAATGGGGTTAA
- a CDS encoding ATP-binding protein: protein MKKNLPIGISSFVEIRSEPYYYVDKTQFVEKLVSEGKYYFLSRPRRFGKSLFVDTLKQAFLGRKELFQGLYLEKNWDWSVRYPVIHIDFGGGDVSSAEELKKWILIQLKRCQRTLQIECEYLDDYRSCFEELILKSYEKYKQKVVVLVDEYDKPILDCIEDRETAKAVRDVLKNFYSVLKPLDAYLKFVFLTGVSKFSKVSLFSGLNQLNDISLDKRFAEICGYTQEELEEVFREELEDKDLELIKCWYNGYSWLGEPVYNPFDVLLYLKKKTFHPYWFETGTPSFLIKLLLEKRFYLPELENLVATDSLIGSFDVDRVRPENLLFQAGYLTIKRMFRLADKILYELSYPNKEVKLALNEVLAEYFTGDTGEVSLKTRDFLLALEENNFEKMKKALESLYAGIPHDWFRRNELFRYEGYYASCFYAFLCGSGLEVIPEDITNKGQIDLTVLYRERVYLFEFKVVDGEEADAKALVQLKEKGYHKKYEGKCKEIYLIGIEISSGERNIKGFFWEKLN, encoded by the coding sequence ATGAAGAAAAATCTTCCCATTGGAATTTCAAGCTTTGTGGAGATTCGCTCAGAACCCTATTATTATGTAGATAAAACTCAATTTGTTGAAAAACTTGTCTCCGAAGGAAAATATTATTTTCTCTCCCGCCCAAGGAGATTTGGAAAATCCCTTTTCGTGGACACCCTGAAACAGGCCTTCCTTGGAAGAAAAGAGCTTTTCCAGGGGCTCTATCTTGAGAAAAACTGGGACTGGAGTGTCAGGTATCCTGTTATACATATTGATTTTGGGGGAGGAGATGTAAGCAGTGCCGAAGAATTAAAAAAATGGATTCTTATCCAGCTTAAGAGATGCCAGAGGACTCTTCAAATAGAATGTGAATATCTTGATGATTACAGAAGCTGTTTTGAGGAATTAATCCTTAAAAGTTATGAGAAGTATAAGCAAAAAGTTGTAGTTCTTGTGGATGAGTATGACAAACCCATTCTTGATTGTATTGAGGATAGAGAGACCGCAAAGGCAGTAAGAGATGTGCTTAAGAATTTTTATAGTGTTCTTAAACCCCTTGATGCTTATTTAAAATTTGTTTTCCTAACGGGGGTTTCCAAATTCTCAAAGGTTTCCCTTTTCTCAGGCCTAAATCAGTTAAATGACATTAGCCTTGATAAAAGATTTGCAGAAATCTGTGGATATACTCAAGAAGAGCTTGAAGAGGTCTTTAGAGAAGAATTAGAAGATAAGGATTTAGAGCTTATAAAATGCTGGTATAATGGTTATTCCTGGCTTGGGGAACCCGTTTACAATCCCTTTGATGTGCTTCTCTATCTTAAGAAAAAAACCTTTCACCCTTACTGGTTTGAAACAGGGACTCCCAGTTTTCTTATAAAGCTTCTTCTTGAGAAGCGTTTTTATCTTCCCGAGCTTGAAAATCTTGTAGCAACAGACTCACTTATTGGGTCATTTGATGTAGATAGAGTTAGGCCTGAGAATCTTCTTTTTCAAGCGGGTTATTTAACTATAAAGAGAATGTTCAGGCTTGCAGATAAGATTCTTTATGAGCTTTCCTATCCGAATAAGGAGGTAAAGTTAGCCTTAAATGAGGTGCTTGCGGAGTATTTTACAGGGGATACAGGGGAAGTTTCTTTAAAGACAAGGGATTTTCTTTTGGCTCTTGAGGAGAATAATTTTGAGAAGATGAAAAAGGCTCTTGAGAGTCTTTATGCAGGGATACCCCATGATTGGTTCAGGAGGAATGAGCTTTTTCGTTATGAGGGGTATTATGCCAGTTGTTTTTATGCCTTTTTATGTGGGTCAGGGCTTGAGGTAATCCCTGAGGATATAACCAATAAGGGGCAGATAGATTTGACAGTGCTATATAGGGAAAGAGTTTATCTTTTTGAGTTCAAGGTGGTTGATGGAGAGGAGGCAGATGCTAAAGCTTTAGTTCAACTTAAGGAGAAGGGGTATCATAAGAAGTATGAGGGGAAGTGTAAGGAGATTTATCTTATAGGGATTGAGATTTCTTCAGGGGAGAGGAATATCAAGGGCTTTTTCTGGGAAAAATTAAATTAA